A section of the Pediococcus inopinatus genome encodes:
- a CDS encoding aminotransferase class I/II-fold pyridoxal phosphate-dependent enzyme, which translates to MKWTDGLDNKLITWVKEVDQQIAPKLREIDEQVLFNQKKVLNAFRNEKISEEELNGSTGYGYDDIGRDALDAVYADVFKTEDAMVRPQIISGTHAISTALWGMLRPGDKLLYATGMPYDTVQEVIGITGEPDAGSLKDFQIKFDYAELDSKGQFSEENVRQKLSDDVKVVAIQRSRGYATRESFTVAQIAKMIRFIKGLKPDVKIFIDNCYGEFSETSEPTEYGADVMAGSLIKNAGGGLAKTGGYIVGKKALIEKIGNRLTTPGSGKDEGATLNTLADMFQGFFQAPNVTGEAIKGAIYESALLEKCGLDVSPKWDAPRTDLIQTVNFGNPESMIKFAEVVQHYSPINSYVDPVPSEMGGYDDKIIMAAGTFVQGASVEFSADGPLREPYTLYMQGGLTYAHVKIATTEAVSQLFF; encoded by the coding sequence ATGAAGTGGACAGATGGTTTAGACAACAAACTTATCACGTGGGTTAAAGAAGTCGATCAACAAATTGCGCCTAAGTTACGAGAAATTGATGAACAAGTGCTTTTTAACCAAAAAAAGGTTTTGAATGCTTTCCGTAACGAAAAAATTTCTGAAGAGGAATTAAATGGTTCAACGGGCTATGGTTACGATGATATTGGTCGTGATGCATTAGATGCTGTTTATGCGGATGTTTTTAAAACAGAGGATGCAATGGTACGTCCACAAATAATATCTGGTACTCACGCGATCAGTACGGCATTGTGGGGGATGCTTCGCCCAGGAGATAAACTATTGTATGCAACAGGGATGCCCTATGATACGGTTCAGGAAGTGATTGGCATAACTGGTGAGCCCGACGCTGGATCTTTAAAGGATTTTCAAATAAAATTTGATTATGCTGAATTAGATTCAAAAGGACAATTTTCTGAAGAAAATGTGCGGCAGAAACTTTCTGATGATGTAAAGGTGGTTGCTATTCAACGGTCACGTGGTTACGCAACTCGAGAAAGTTTTACGGTAGCTCAAATTGCAAAAATGATTCGCTTTATTAAGGGACTTAAGCCAGACGTTAAAATCTTTATTGATAATTGCTATGGCGAATTTTCCGAAACTAGCGAACCAACCGAGTATGGGGCTGACGTGATGGCAGGCTCATTGATCAAAAATGCTGGTGGTGGTCTAGCCAAAACAGGTGGATACATTGTGGGGAAAAAAGCCTTGATTGAAAAAATTGGTAACCGGCTTACGACTCCTGGTTCTGGTAAGGACGAGGGGGCAACCTTAAATACACTTGCAGATATGTTTCAAGGCTTTTTCCAAGCCCCCAATGTGACAGGTGAGGCAATCAAAGGGGCTATTTATGAAAGTGCGCTTCTAGAAAAATGCGGTTTGGACGTGAGCCCCAAATGGGATGCCCCTCGAACCGACCTTATTCAAACGGTTAACTTTGGTAATCCAGAGTCTATGATTAAATTTGCTGAAGTTGTTCAACATTATTCGCCCATTAATTCGTATGTAGATCCGGTTCCAAGCGAAATGGGTGGTTACGATGATAAAATCATTATGGCTGCTGGGACCTTTGTTCAAGGGGCCAGTGTTGAATTTTCGGCAGATGGGCCACTTCGAGAACCTTATACCCTTTATATGCAAGGCGGATTGACCTATGCACATGTCAAGATTGCCACTACAGAGGCCGTTTCTCAATTGTTCTTTTAA
- a CDS encoding MerR family transcriptional regulator, which produces MKEKELQRSRAVLPIGTIMKLTELTARQIRYYESQNLILPVRSESNRRLYSLNDIDRLLEIKDYLAEGFNMAEIKRVYEKQAARRQHEQQKLTKPVTDADLRDALHNEFLTVGGFRHDSGTFSN; this is translated from the coding sequence ATGAAAGAAAAAGAACTCCAACGATCACGGGCAGTTTTGCCAATAGGCACAATTATGAAACTAACCGAATTGACCGCACGCCAAATTCGTTATTATGAATCGCAAAATTTAATTTTGCCAGTTCGTAGTGAGAGTAATCGGCGGTTGTATTCGTTAAACGATATTGACCGCTTACTTGAGATTAAAGACTATTTGGCTGAAGGATTTAATATGGCTGAAATAAAGCGGGTTTATGAAAAGCAAGCTGCTCGTCGTCAACATGAACAGCAAAAATTGACGAAACCAGTTACAGATGCTGATTTGCGTGATGCATTGCATAATGAGTTTTTAACGGTTGGTGGATTCAGACATGATAGTGGAACTTTTTCCAATTGA
- the glnA gene encoding type I glutamate--ammonia ligase, whose protein sequence is MAKRQYTKDEIHKMAKEENVRFLRLMFTDLFGMIKNVEVPVSQLDKLLDNKLMFDGSSIDGFVRIEESDMYLYPDLSTWMVFPWGNDHGKIARVICEVYTPDGKPFEGDPRNNLIRVLKEMREAGYTDFNIGPEPEFFLFKLDPETGKPTTDLNDKGSYFDLAPMDLGENCRRDIVLELENMGFDVEASHHEVAPGQHEIDFKYADALAAADNIQTFKLVVKTVARKYNLHATFMPKPLDGINGSGMHLNMSLFHNKGNAFYDEKNDLQLSQEAYWFLGGLLKHARSFTAVCDPLVNSYKRLVPGFEAPVYVAWSGSNRSPLIRVPSSRGLSTRLEVRSVDPSANPYMAIATVLEAGLDGIRNKIEPPKSIDRNIYRMNEQERKDSHIEDLPSTLHNALKAFEADDVMKKALGPHIYQSFLEAKRLEWASYRQEVTQWERDQYLDQY, encoded by the coding sequence ATGGCAAAGCGACAATATACCAAAGATGAGATCCACAAGATGGCGAAGGAAGAAAACGTTCGTTTCTTAAGATTAATGTTCACAGATTTATTTGGAATGATCAAGAACGTGGAAGTTCCTGTTAGTCAATTAGACAAATTACTTGATAATAAGCTGATGTTTGATGGATCTTCAATTGACGGATTTGTACGCATTGAAGAAAGTGATATGTATCTTTATCCTGATCTTTCAACTTGGATGGTTTTTCCTTGGGGAAATGACCATGGAAAAATTGCTCGGGTGATTTGTGAAGTTTATACACCGGATGGTAAACCATTTGAAGGTGACCCTCGAAATAACTTAATCAGAGTTCTTAAAGAAATGCGCGAAGCTGGATATACGGACTTTAACATTGGACCTGAGCCCGAGTTTTTCTTATTTAAATTAGATCCTGAAACAGGCAAACCAACAACTGATTTAAATGATAAAGGGAGCTACTTTGACTTAGCACCAATGGATCTTGGTGAAAATTGTCGTCGCGACATTGTCCTTGAGCTTGAAAATATGGGCTTTGATGTGGAAGCTTCTCATCATGAAGTAGCCCCAGGCCAGCATGAGATTGATTTTAAGTACGCTGATGCCCTTGCAGCGGCTGATAACATTCAAACCTTTAAACTGGTCGTTAAAACGGTCGCTCGCAAGTATAATTTGCACGCGACATTTATGCCCAAGCCATTGGACGGAATTAATGGTTCTGGTATGCATCTTAATATGTCCTTATTCCATAACAAAGGGAACGCCTTTTACGATGAAAAAAATGATTTACAGTTATCTCAAGAAGCATACTGGTTCCTTGGCGGATTGTTAAAACATGCACGTAGCTTTACGGCTGTGTGTGACCCACTTGTCAATTCGTATAAACGATTAGTTCCTGGATTTGAAGCACCAGTTTATGTAGCTTGGTCTGGAAGTAATCGTTCTCCTTTAATTCGGGTTCCAAGTAGCCGAGGTCTTTCAACCCGTTTGGAGGTCCGAAGCGTGGATCCTTCAGCCAATCCATATATGGCAATTGCAACCGTGTTGGAAGCTGGACTTGATGGGATTCGTAATAAGATTGAGCCACCTAAGTCAATCGATCGTAATATTTATCGAATGAATGAACAAGAACGGAAGGATAGCCACATTGAAGACTTACCTTCGACCTTGCATAATGCATTAAAGGCTTTTGAAGCCGATGATGTCATGAAAAAGGCCCTTGGACCTCATATTTACCAAAGCTTCTTAGAAGCAAAACGGTTAGAGTGGGCTTCTTATCGTCAAGAAGTGACCCAATGGGAACGTGATCAATACCTTGATCAATATTAA
- a CDS encoding dUTP diphosphatase, protein MIDIPKMLQTSVQLDRSIATEKQLALNGSARIKNTLLSLDVELSEVANTSEWFKVWKEHKGKHDDGKTVRETLLFEYVDAIDFFLVFASQKQWVENVDLTNEQFEKLADKTNKLDLTSTYLSIKSMLFSSQVSNRPDNFRHAWHLYLKLGMVGFGFSAAEIEKAYYDKNKINYKRQQSGY, encoded by the coding sequence GTGATAGATATTCCAAAAATGTTACAGACTTCTGTTCAACTAGATCGGAGTATTGCAACTGAAAAGCAGCTAGCTTTGAATGGCAGTGCACGTATAAAAAACACGTTATTATCTCTGGATGTGGAACTATCTGAGGTAGCTAATACTTCGGAGTGGTTTAAAGTTTGGAAAGAGCATAAAGGGAAACATGATGACGGTAAAACAGTTCGTGAGACACTTTTGTTTGAATATGTGGATGCGATTGATTTTTTCTTAGTGTTTGCAAGCCAAAAACAATGGGTAGAAAATGTTGATTTAACAAACGAACAGTTTGAAAAGTTAGCAGACAAAACAAACAAACTAGATTTGACAAGTACGTACTTGTCCATTAAGTCCATGTTGTTTAGCAGCCAAGTCAGCAATCGACCAGATAATTTTCGACATGCTTGGCATTTATATTTAAAATTAGGCATGGTTGGATTTGGCTTTTCAGCAGCAGAAATTGAAAAAGCTTACTATGATAAGAATAAAATTAATTATAAACGGCAACAATCTGGATATTAA
- a CDS encoding ClC family H(+)/Cl(-) exchange transporter, with protein sequence MHFINSHTSNIRLNFILKALCVGLITGVVVSSFRWLAELAGNFSLSIYKQVGQNHWLLLVLIALAFVVTYIVSLLMRGDPNIKGAGIPQVEAQLSGFMEMDWHSVIWRKYFASVLTMSTSIFVGREGPSVQLGAAVGQGLAETRHYSASQRRILIANGAAAGLAAAFNAPLAGTFFVMEEIYHNFSPLVWITSLTSALSANFISLYVFGLGPVLPINYQNIFPLSHYWQLLLLGIILGLASRLYQIGLLKVPGMFDRIKKIPWYYKSLIPMLLVIPIGVFLPITLGSGSHVVLNISHVMPSLTVLLILLVVRFVFAMISYGAGVAGGFFMPILAVGALIGAIVGNLLYSANLLDLGFVNNLIIFSMAAYFAGISKAPFTAIMLITELVGSMRNFMPLAFVVLIAYLVVDLTNGAPIYESLAERLATFKQLPIFKGRNEQVQIPVYAQSLAEDQQVRRVEWPQNSILTTIRRGSHEIVPSGDTLIVAGDLLIFTIPSDASGEIRPKLIALTQFLTENS encoded by the coding sequence ATGCATTTTATTAATAGTCATACTAGCAATATTCGATTGAATTTTATTCTTAAAGCTTTATGTGTAGGCTTAATCACCGGGGTAGTGGTCAGTTCATTTCGGTGGCTGGCTGAATTGGCGGGAAATTTTAGTTTAAGTATTTACAAACAAGTTGGCCAAAACCATTGGCTACTCTTAGTTTTAATTGCATTAGCATTTGTAGTTACGTACATAGTTAGTTTGCTGATGCGGGGTGATCCAAATATTAAAGGTGCCGGTATTCCTCAGGTGGAGGCCCAATTATCTGGATTTATGGAGATGGATTGGCACTCGGTGATTTGGCGCAAATATTTTGCTAGTGTGTTAACAATGAGTACAAGTATTTTTGTTGGTCGTGAAGGCCCATCTGTTCAACTAGGAGCGGCCGTTGGACAAGGACTAGCAGAAACCAGACATTATTCAGCTTCACAGAGACGGATTCTGATTGCAAATGGGGCAGCGGCTGGTCTGGCTGCTGCTTTTAATGCGCCATTAGCTGGGACCTTTTTTGTAATGGAAGAAATTTATCATAATTTTTCACCTTTAGTTTGGATCACATCACTTACCAGCGCATTAAGTGCTAATTTTATTTCACTCTATGTTTTTGGACTGGGACCAGTATTGCCAATTAATTATCAAAATATCTTTCCACTTAGCCATTATTGGCAATTATTATTGTTAGGAATTATTTTGGGATTGGCCAGCCGTCTATATCAGATTGGCCTATTGAAAGTCCCAGGGATGTTCGATCGCATTAAAAAAATTCCCTGGTATTACAAAAGTTTGATTCCGATGTTATTGGTTATCCCAATTGGGGTATTTTTACCAATCACATTAGGAAGTGGTAGTCACGTCGTTTTAAATATTTCTCATGTAATGCCTAGTCTGACCGTTTTACTAATTTTACTTGTTGTTCGATTTGTCTTCGCCATGATTTCGTATGGTGCGGGTGTTGCGGGCGGATTTTTCATGCCTATTTTAGCTGTTGGTGCTTTGATCGGCGCTATTGTTGGCAATCTATTATATAGTGCAAATTTACTTGATTTAGGGTTTGTGAACAACCTGATTATTTTTAGTATGGCGGCATATTTTGCGGGAATTAGTAAGGCCCCGTTTACAGCAATTATGTTGATTACTGAATTAGTAGGAAGTATGCGAAACTTTATGCCACTTGCTTTTGTTGTTTTAATTGCCTATTTGGTTGTTGATTTAACAAATGGGGCTCCAATCTATGAATCACTTGCTGAACGATTAGCCACGTTTAAACAGTTGCCAATTTTTAAAGGTCGTAATGAACAAGTACAAATTCCAGTTTACGCGCAAAGTCTGGCAGAGGACCAACAAGTCAGACGTGTGGAGTGGCCACAAAATAGCATTCTAACGACCATTCGCCGGGGTAGCCATGAAATAGTCCCTAGTGGAGATACATTGATCGTCGCGGGCGATTTATTGATTTTTACAATTCCGAGTGATGCTAGTGGGGAAATCAGGCCCAAATTAATTGCCTTAACCCAGTTTTTGACTGAAAATAGCTAA
- a CDS encoding GNAT family N-acetyltransferase — translation MEIKCITKYSAEHYKLLLTADPDLQMVEGYLPKSIGFQLVDGDQVVGIVLLVPMNSKKIELKNIAVRPDYQHKGLAQKLIKNVLRYAKQHEFSEMIVGTGSTSFEQLYLYQKMGFRCFAIRVDFFSDNYKKPIVENGLRLHDMILLRQKITND, via the coding sequence TTGGAAATAAAATGCATAACAAAATATAGTGCTGAACATTATAAATTATTATTGACTGCCGATCCAGATCTTCAAATGGTGGAAGGTTATTTACCGAAAAGTATTGGATTTCAGTTGGTTGATGGAGACCAAGTAGTTGGAATTGTGCTTTTAGTGCCAATGAATTCCAAAAAAATTGAGCTGAAAAATATTGCAGTCAGACCCGATTATCAACATAAAGGTCTTGCGCAAAAGCTAATCAAAAATGTTCTTCGGTATGCTAAACAGCACGAATTTAGTGAAATGATTGTGGGTACTGGGAGTACGAGTTTTGAGCAACTTTATCTTTATCAGAAAATGGGTTTTCGTTGCTTTGCAATTCGGGTAGATTTTTTTAGTGATAATTATAAGAAGCCAATTGTAGAAAATGGTTTAAGGCTTCACGATATGATTTTGCTTCGCCAAAAGATTACTAATGATTAA
- a CDS encoding TetR/AcrR family transcriptional regulator translates to MENKSDPRVIKTKRQLKAALISLLAKQSVQSLNIQRITQTAKVTRGTFYLHYTDKKDFVQRVVHDFVEDFFRNSLVDAKPFLESKIEISEHQVQVFSLEAGFKYIATEYQTFMVLFGLTGENEFSEEIKSEFLQWLRNFSEKLDLDSSSQEIPNTLKREFVISGFIGLIQDWLAQGMIYTPHFISVKVYELLHQNSSEKIDATDFFVI, encoded by the coding sequence ATGGAAAACAAATCGGATCCGAGGGTTATTAAAACAAAACGGCAACTTAAAGCGGCACTCATATCTTTGTTAGCCAAGCAAAGTGTGCAGAGCTTGAATATTCAACGAATTACGCAGACCGCTAAAGTGACACGAGGGACCTTTTATCTGCATTACACAGATAAGAAAGATTTCGTTCAAAGAGTCGTTCATGACTTTGTGGAAGACTTTTTTCGGAATTCTTTGGTAGATGCCAAGCCTTTTTTAGAAAGTAAAATTGAAATTTCAGAACACCAAGTTCAAGTGTTTTCTTTGGAGGCAGGATTTAAATACATTGCAACTGAATACCAAACGTTTATGGTTTTGTTTGGTCTGACAGGCGAAAATGAATTTAGTGAAGAAATAAAATCTGAATTTTTACAGTGGTTGAGAAATTTTTCGGAAAAGCTTGATTTAGATTCAAGTTCACAGGAAATACCCAATACTTTAAAAAGAGAATTCGTCATTTCTGGTTTTATAGGATTAATTCAAGATTGGCTGGCCCAAGGAATGATCTATACCCCGCATTTTATCAGTGTCAAAGTTTATGAACTGTTGCATCAGAACAGTTCAGAAAAAATTGATGCGACTGATTTCTTTGTTATTTAA
- the rplU gene encoding 50S ribosomal protein L21, with the protein MYAIIETGGKQLKVEQGQSIFVEKLNVNEGDKVTFDQVLFVGGEATKIGSPIVDGATVNGTVEKQGKEKKVTTFKYKAKKNQHSKKGHRQPYTKVMIDAINA; encoded by the coding sequence GTGTACGCAATTATTGAAACTGGTGGTAAACAACTTAAGGTTGAACAGGGCCAATCTATTTTTGTTGAAAAGCTCAATGTCAACGAAGGCGATAAGGTTACATTTGACCAAGTCTTATTCGTTGGTGGCGAAGCAACAAAGATTGGTTCACCAATCGTTGATGGCGCAACTGTTAATGGAACTGTTGAAAAACAAGGCAAAGAAAAGAAAGTAACTACTTTCAAGTACAAAGCCAAGAAGAATCAGCATTCTAAGAAGGGTCATCGTCAACCATATACAAAAGTTATGATTGATGCAATTAATGCTTAA
- a CDS encoding ribosomal-processing cysteine protease Prp, producing MIKVTIKLNSKTGVEQFKMIGHADSGPYGQDIVCAAASVLAINTINSIEQIVGVKPETSEDSENGGLLTAKFSADHTRDQLLQMQAILRSFVIGMNDVANNYSQFIKVNIQE from the coding sequence ATGATCAAAGTAACGATTAAATTGAACAGTAAAACGGGCGTTGAACAATTTAAAATGATTGGACACGCTGATTCTGGTCCGTATGGACAGGATATCGTTTGTGCGGCTGCCTCAGTATTAGCAATTAATACAATTAATAGTATTGAGCAGATTGTTGGTGTAAAACCGGAGACGAGTGAGGATTCTGAAAATGGTGGTTTATTAACCGCTAAATTTTCAGCAGACCATACTCGCGATCAGCTTTTACAAATGCAAGCAATTTTGAGAAGCTTTGTGATTGGTATGAATGATGTTGCAAATAATTATTCACAATTTATAAAAGTGAATATTCAAGAATAA
- the rpmA gene encoding 50S ribosomal protein L27: MLMNLQFFSHHKGGGSTSNGRDSAGRRLGTKRADGQPVKGGMIIYRQRGTHIYPGTNVGRGNDDTLFALTDGVVRFERKGRDKRQVSVYPAADAE, translated from the coding sequence ATGTTAATGAATTTACAATTCTTTAGTCATCATAAGGGTGGTGGTTCCACCTCTAATGGTCGTGATTCAGCAGGTCGTCGTTTAGGTACAAAACGTGCTGATGGACAACCCGTTAAGGGCGGTATGATTATCTACCGTCAACGTGGAACACATATTTACCCTGGAACAAACGTTGGTCGTGGAAATGATGACACATTATTTGCATTAACTGACGGTGTTGTGCGTTTCGAACGTAAGGGACGAGACAAGCGTCAAGTTTCTGTTTATCCTGCAGCAGATGCAGAATAG
- the efp gene encoding elongation factor P: MISTSDFKNGLTIQFDGGIWRIVEFQHVKPGKGSAFVRTKLKNLRTDGVQEKTFRAGEKMEQAIIETKKMQYLYNDGENYVFMDNKTYEQLEIPGDKLTDEKNYLIENMEVSVIMFGEETLGVDLPNTVNLKVADTEPGIRGDTATGGTKSATLETGLTVQVPFFVNQDDVLIINTTDGTYVSRA, from the coding sequence ATGATTTCGACTTCAGATTTTAAAAATGGTCTAACCATTCAATTCGACGGCGGAATTTGGCGAATTGTTGAATTTCAGCATGTCAAGCCTGGAAAAGGTAGTGCTTTTGTCCGAACAAAGTTAAAGAATTTACGGACGGATGGTGTACAAGAAAAAACATTCCGTGCTGGTGAAAAGATGGAACAGGCTATTATTGAGACAAAGAAAATGCAGTATTTGTACAATGATGGTGAAAATTATGTGTTTATGGATAACAAGACTTACGAGCAATTAGAGATTCCTGGTGATAAGTTAACTGACGAAAAAAATTATCTCATTGAGAATATGGAAGTCAGTGTCATCATGTTTGGAGAAGAAACTTTAGGTGTTGATTTACCAAATACAGTTAATTTAAAGGTTGCTGACACGGAGCCTGGTATTCGAGGCGACACAGCAACTGGTGGAACAAAATCAGCAACTTTGGAGACTGGTTTAACAGTCCAAGTACCGTTTTTTGTTAACCAGGATGACGTGTTAATCATTAATACAACTGATGGGACTTATGTTTCACGAGCATAA
- a CDS encoding Asp23/Gls24 family envelope stress response protein translates to MAEDKYLALAEHKPTLGEIKIAPEVVSIIAGIAVGEVAGVHLSSSGLSESVTSFLTRNTKGQGVKLGLSEGKLRVDVYVYLDYGTSVPDIAKKIQSKVNQQLLFMTELEVTEVNIHVEGIIPAKTTSTVDPDDIFAENDGDEK, encoded by the coding sequence ATGGCAGAAGATAAATATTTAGCACTGGCAGAGCATAAACCAACTCTGGGTGAGATCAAAATTGCCCCAGAGGTTGTTTCGATTATTGCTGGAATTGCTGTAGGTGAAGTTGCTGGTGTTCATTTGAGTAGCAGTGGCTTGAGCGAAAGTGTCACTTCCTTTTTAACAAGAAATACAAAGGGACAAGGCGTTAAGCTGGGTTTAAGTGAAGGCAAACTTCGAGTAGATGTTTACGTATACTTAGACTACGGTACTTCCGTGCCAGATATAGCTAAGAAAATTCAAAGCAAAGTTAATCAGCAGTTATTGTTTATGACAGAACTTGAGGTTACAGAAGTAAATATTCATGTTGAAGGGATTATCCCGGCTAAAACAACCTCGACAGTGGATCCTGATGATATTTTTGCGGAAAATGATGGTGACGAAAAGTGA
- the nusB gene encoding transcription antitermination factor NusB, with product MSLNRHQIREAAFQVLFALGSNSDASHEELYRQVLDGYHDQEEPPAYLAQLVDGVLEHQADLDEEISKYLKKTWSIKRLARTDHLILQIAFFEINYVEEVPGKVAVNEALELAKKYADDTEKNFINGVLSNKLD from the coding sequence GTGAGTTTAAATCGACATCAAATTCGAGAAGCTGCTTTTCAAGTTTTATTTGCGTTAGGCAGTAACTCAGACGCTTCGCACGAAGAACTTTATAGACAAGTTTTGGATGGCTATCATGATCAAGAAGAGCCTCCTGCTTACTTAGCACAGTTAGTTGATGGTGTTTTAGAACATCAGGCTGACTTGGATGAAGAAATCAGTAAATATTTAAAGAAAACGTGGTCAATCAAACGGTTGGCACGTACTGATCATCTCATTTTACAAATTGCTTTTTTCGAAATTAATTATGTAGAAGAGGTTCCTGGCAAAGTAGCTGTTAATGAAGCTTTAGAGTTAGCAAAAAAATATGCTGATGATACTGAGAAGAATTTTATTAATGGTGTGCTTTCAAATAAACTAGATTAA
- the folD gene encoding bifunctional methylenetetrahydrofolate dehydrogenase/methenyltetrahydrofolate cyclohydrolase FolD — protein sequence MTTILDGKALAAKTDENTKIEIQDLADRGIIPGLVVILVGHDEASQLYVRNKDKRARKMGIHSVVRNLPETITEEELIQIIHSYNADPTINAILVQLPLPAHINEFHVTTAIAPQKDADGFHPVNLGKLIVNRTEQTPIACTPAGIMKFFKAYHISLDGKKAVVVGRSTIVGKPMAALLVNANATVTIAHSHTKKLSELTQEADILVVAVGVAHFIKAVDVKNGAVVIDVGMDRDAQHKLVGDVDFDEVKNKAAYITPVPRGVGPMTISMLMAQTVSLTKWSSEQNG from the coding sequence ATGACAACTATATTAGATGGAAAAGCACTTGCAGCTAAAACTGATGAAAATACTAAAATTGAAATTCAAGACTTAGCTGATCGTGGAATTATTCCTGGATTAGTTGTCATTTTAGTCGGCCACGATGAAGCTAGTCAGCTTTACGTGCGTAATAAGGATAAACGGGCAAGAAAAATGGGTATCCATTCAGTTGTCAGAAATCTACCAGAGACCATTACTGAAGAAGAGTTAATTCAAATTATTCATTCATACAATGCGGATCCAACGATTAATGCAATTTTAGTGCAGTTACCTTTGCCAGCACACATAAATGAGTTCCATGTTACGACGGCAATTGCTCCACAAAAAGATGCAGACGGTTTTCACCCGGTAAATCTTGGTAAACTAATTGTGAATCGGACTGAACAGACCCCTATTGCGTGCACACCAGCGGGTATTATGAAGTTTTTTAAAGCATATCATATTTCTTTAGACGGGAAAAAAGCGGTCGTTGTTGGAAGAAGCACCATCGTTGGGAAACCGATGGCAGCCCTGTTAGTTAATGCTAATGCGACGGTAACCATTGCTCACAGTCATACCAAAAAACTTTCCGAACTAACACAAGAGGCTGATATTTTAGTGGTAGCGGTTGGAGTTGCTCACTTTATTAAAGCAGTCGATGTTAAGAATGGTGCTGTAGTCATTGATGTTGGGATGGATCGTGATGCCCAACATAAACTAGTTGGCGATGTTGATTTTGACGAGGTTAAAAATAAAGCTGCTTATATCACCCCAGTTCCGCGCGGTGTGGGTCCAATGACAATTAGTATGTTAATGGCCCAAACAGTTTCCTTAACTAAGTGGAGTAGTGAACAAAATGGATAA